Proteins from a single region of Gorilla gorilla gorilla isolate KB3781 chromosome 16, NHGRI_mGorGor1-v2.1_pri, whole genome shotgun sequence:
- the ISLR gene encoding immunoglobulin superfamily containing leucine-rich repeat protein, with amino-acid sequence MQELHLLWWALLLGLAQACPEPCDCGEKYGFQIADCAYRDLESVPPGFPANVTTLSLSANRLPGLPEGAFREVPLLQSLWLAHNEIRTVAAGALASLSHLKSLDLSHNLISDFAWSDLHNLSALQLLKMDSNELTFIPRDAFRSLRALRSLQLNHNRLHTLAEGTFTPLTALSHLQINDNPFDCTCGIVWLKTWALTTAVSIPEQDNIACTSPHVLKGTPLSRLPPLPCSAPSVQLSYQPSQDGAELRPGFVLALHCDVDGQPAPRLHWHIQIPSGIVEITSPNVGTDGRALPGTPVASSQPRFQAFANGSLLIPDFGKLEEGTYSCLATNELGSAESSVDVALATPGEGGEDTLGRRFHGKAVEGKGCYTVDNEVQPSGPEDNVVIIYLSRAGNPEAAVAEGVPGQRPPGLLLLGQSLLLLFFLTSF; translated from the coding sequence ATGCAGGAGCTGCATCTGCTCTGGTGGGCGCTTCTCCTGGGCCTGGCGCAGGCCTGCCCTGAGCCCTGCGACTGTGGGGAAAAGTATGGCTTCCAGATCGCCGACTGTGCCTACCGCGACCTAGAGTCCGTGCCGCCTGGCTTCCCGGCCAATGTGACTACACTGAGCCTGTCAGCCAACCGGCTGCCAGGCTTGCCGGAGGGTGCCTTCAGGGAGGTGCCCCTGCTGCAGTCGCTGTGGCTGGCACACAATGAGATCCGCACGGTGGCCGCCGGAGCCCTGGCCTCTCTGAGCCATCTCAAGAGCCTGGATCTCAGCCACAATCTCATCTCTGACTTTGCCTGGAGCGACCTGCACAACCTCAGTGCCCTCCAATTGCTCAAGATGGACAGCAACGAGCTGACCTTCATCCCCCGCGACGCCTTCCGCAGCCTCCGTGCTCTGCGCTCGCTGCAACTCAACCACAACCGCTTGCACACATTGGCCGAGGGCACCTTCACCCCGCTCACCGCGCTGTCCCACCTGCAGATCAACGACAACCCCTTCGACTGCACCTGTGGCATCGTGTGGCTCAAGACATGGGCCCTGACCACGGCCGTATCCATCCCGGAGCAGGACAACATCGCCTGCACCTCACCCCATGTGCTCAAGGGTACGCCGCTGAGCCGCCTGCCGCCACTGCCATGCTCGGCGCCCTCAGTGCAGCTCAGCTACCAACCCAGCCAGGATGGTGCCGAGCTGCGGCCTGGCTTTGTGCTGGCACTGCACTGTGATGTGGACGGGCAGCCGGCCCCTCGGCTTCACTGGCACATCCAGATACCCAGTGGCATTGTGGAGATCACCAGCCCCAACGTGGGCACTGATGGGCGTGCCCTGCCTGGCACCCCTGTGGCCAGCTCCCAGCCGCGCTTCCAGGCCTTTGCCAATGGCAGCCTGCTTATCCCCGACTTTGGCAAGCTGGAGGAAGGCACCTACAGCTGCCTGGCCACCAATGAGCTGGGCAGTGCTGAGAGCTCAGTGGACGTGGCACTGGCCACGCCCGGTGAGGGTGGTGAGGACACACTGGGGCGCAGGTTCCATGGCAAAGCGGTTGAGGGAAAGGGCTGCTATACGGTTGACAACGAGGTGCAGCCATCAGGGCCGGAGGACAATGTGGTCATCATCTACCTCAGCCGTGCTGGGAACCCTGAGGCTGCAGTCGCAGAAGGGGTCCCTGGGCAGCGGCCCCCAGGCCTGCTCCTGCTGGGCCaaagcctcctcctcctcttcttcctcacctCCTTCTAG
- the STRA6 gene encoding receptor for retinol uptake STRA6 isoform X2 yields the protein MSSQPAGNQTSPGATEDYSYGSWYIDEPQGGEELQPEGEVPSCHTSVPPGLYHACLASLSILVLLLLAVLVRRRQLWPDCVRGRPGLPSPVDFLAGDRPRAVPAAVFMVLFSSLCLLLPDEDPLPFLTLASAPSQDGKTEAPRGAWKILGLFYYAALYYPLAACATAGHTAAHLLGSTLSWAHLGVQVWQRAECPQVPKIYKYYSLLASLPLLLGLGFLSLWYSVQLVRSFSRRTGAGSKGLQSSYSEEYLRNLLCRKKLGSSYHTSKHGFLSWAWVCLRHCIYTPQPGFRLPLKLVLSATLTGTAIYQVALLLLVGVVPTIQKVRAGVTTDVSYLLAGFGIVLSEDKQEVVELVKHHLWALEVCYISALVLSCLLTFLVLMRSLVTHRTNLRALHRGAALDLSPLHRSPHPSRQAIFCWMSFSAYQTAFICLGLLVQQIIFFLGTTALAFLVLMPVLHGRNLLLFRSLESSWPFWLTLALAVILQNMAAHWVFLETHDGHPQLTNRRVLYAATFLLFPLNVLVGAMVATWRVLLSALYNAIHLGQMDLSLLPPRAATLDPGYYTYRNFLKIEVSQSHPAMTAFCSLLLQAQSLLPRTMAAPQDSLRPGEEDEAATDKGLYGQGSKAQGQPQQGSLGSGLHAAAQPNPAGLPQDGPVGCQWCPALRAGKVNPPAHLC from the exons ATGTCGTCCCAGCCAGCAGGGAACCAGACCTCCCCCGGGGCCACAGAGGACTACTCCTATGGCAGCTGGTACATCGATGAGCCCCAGGGGGGCGAGGAGCTCCAGCCAGAGGG GGAAGTGCCCTCCTGCCACACCAGTGTACCACCCGGCCTGTACCACGCCTGCCTGGCCTCGCTGTCA ATCCTTGTGCTGCTGCTCCTGGCAGTGCTGGTGAGGCGCCGCCAGCTCTGGCCTGACTGTGTGCGTGGCAGGCCCGGCCTGCCCAG CCCTGTGGATTTCTTGGCTGGGGACAGGCCCCGGGCAGTGCCTGCTGCTGTTTTCATGGTCCTCTTCAGCTCCCTGTGTTTGCTGCTCCCCGACGAGGACCCATTGCCCTTCCTGACTCTCGCCTCAGCACCCAGCCAAG atgggaaaactgaggctccaagag GGGCCTGGAAGATACTGGGACTGTTCTATTATGCTGCCCTCTACTACCCTCTGGCTGCCTGTGCCACGGCTGGCCACACAGCTGCACACCTGCTCGGCAGCACGCTGTCCTGGGCCCACCTTGGGGTCCAGGTCTGGCAGAGGGCAGAGTGTCCCCAGGTGCCCAAG ATCTACAAGTACTACTCCCTgctggcctccctgcctctcctgctGGGCCTCGGATTCTTGAGCCTTTGGTACTCTGTGCAGCTGGTGAGAAGCTTCAGCCGTAGGACAGGAGCAGGCTCCAAG GGGCTGCAGAGCAGCTACTCTGAGGAATATCTGAGGAACCTCCTTTGCAGGAAGAAGCTGGGAAGCAG CTACCACACCTCCAAGCATGGCTTCCTGTCCTGGGCCTGGGTCTGCTTGAGACACTGCATCTACACTCCACAGCCAG GATTCCGTCTCCCGCTGAAGCTGGTGCTGTCAGCTACACTGACAGGGACGGCCATTTACCAG GTGgccctgctgctgctggtgggcGTGGTACCCACCATCCAGAAGGTGAGGGCAGGGGTCACCACGGATGTCTCCTACCTGCTGGCCGGCTTTGGAATCGTGCTCTCCGAGGACAAGCAGGAGGTGGTGGAGCTGGTGAAGCACCATCTGTGGGCTCTGGAAG TGTGCTACATCTCAGCCTTGGTCTTGTCCTGCTTACTCACCTTCCTGGTCCTGATGCGCTCACTGGTGACACACAG GACCAACCTTCGAGCTCTGCACCGAGGAGCTGCCCTGGACTTGAGTCCCTTGCATCGGAGTCCCCATCCCTCCCGCCAAGCCATATTCTGTTGGATGAGCTTCAGTGCCTACCAGACAGCCTTTATCTGCCTTG GGCTCCTGGTGCAGCAGATCATCTTCTTCCTGGGAACCACGGCCCTGGCCTTCCTGGTGCTCATGCCTGTGCTCCATGGCAGGAACCTCCTGCTCTTCCGTTCCCTGGAGTCCTCATG GCCCTTCTGGCTGACTTTGGCCCTGGCTGTGATCCTGCAGAACATGGCAGCCCATTGGGTCTTCCTGGAGACTCATGATGGACACCCACAGCTGACCAACCG GCGAGTGCTCTATGCAGccacctttcttctcttccccctcAATGTGCTGGTGGGTGCCATGGTGGCCACCTGGCGAGTGCTCCTCTCTGCCCTCTACAACGCCATCCACCTTGGCCAGATGGACCTCAGCCTGCTGCCACCGAGAGCCGCCACTCTCGACCCCG GCTACTACACGTACCGAAACTTCTTGAAGATTGAAGTCAGCCAGTCGCATCCAGCCATGACAGCCTTCTGCTCCCTGCTCCTGCAAGCGCAGAGCCTCCTACCCAGGACGATGGCAGCCCCCCAGGACAGCCTCAGACCAGGGGAGGAAGACGAAG CTGCTACAGACAAAGGACTCTACGGCCAAGGGAGCAAGGCCCAGGGCCAGCCGCAGCAGGGCTCGCTGGGGTCTGGCCTACACGCTGCTGCACAACCCAACCCTGCAGGTCTTCCGCAAGACGGCCCTGTTGGGTGCCAATGGTGCCCAGCCCTGAGGGCAGGGAAGGTCAACCCACCTGCCCATCTGTGCTGA
- the STRA6 gene encoding receptor for retinol uptake STRA6 isoform X4, which produces MQIRLLKAELVVPLWQFIRQWPPGSDGWGQMEEKGQRMSSQPAGNQTSPGATEDYSYGSWYIDEPQGGEELQPEGEVPSCHTSVPPGLYHACLASLSILVLLLLAVLVRRRQLWPDCVRGRPGLPSPVDFLAGDRPRAVPAAVFMVLFSSLCLLLPDEDPLPFLTLASAPSQDGKTEAPRGAWKILGLFYYAALYYPLAACATAGHTAAHLLGSTLSWAHLGVQVWQRAECPQVPKIYKYYSLLASLPLLLGLGFLSLWYSVQLVRSFSRRTGAGSKGLQSSYSEEYLRNLLCRKKLGSSYHTSKHGFLSWAWVCLRHCIYTPQPGFRLPLKLVLSATLTGTAIYQVALLLLVGVVPTIQKVRAGVTTDVSYLLAGFGIVLSEDKQEVVELVKHHLWALEVCYISALVLSCLLTFLVLMRSLVTHRTNLRALHRGAALDLSPLHRSPHPSRQAIFCWMSFSAYQTAFICLGLLVQQIIFFLGTTALAFLVLMPVLHGRNLLLFRSLESSWPFWLTLALAVILQNMAAHWVFLETHDGHPQLTNRRVLYAATFLLFPLNVLVGAMVATWRVLLSALYNAIHLGQMDLSLLPPRAATLDPGYYTYRNFLKIEVSQSHPAMTAFCSLLLQAQSLLPRTMAAPQDSLRPGEEDEGMQLLQTKDSTAKGARPRASRSRARWGLAYTLLHNPTLQVFRKTALLGANGAQP; this is translated from the exons ATGCAGATCCGGTTATTAAAAGCCGAGCTGGTGGTTCCCCTCTGGCAATTCATCAGGCAGTGGCCCCCTGGGAGTGATGGATGGGGACAAATGGAG GAGAAGGGCCAGAGAATGTCGTCCCAGCCAGCAGGGAACCAGACCTCCCCCGGGGCCACAGAGGACTACTCCTATGGCAGCTGGTACATCGATGAGCCCCAGGGGGGCGAGGAGCTCCAGCCAGAGGG GGAAGTGCCCTCCTGCCACACCAGTGTACCACCCGGCCTGTACCACGCCTGCCTGGCCTCGCTGTCA ATCCTTGTGCTGCTGCTCCTGGCAGTGCTGGTGAGGCGCCGCCAGCTCTGGCCTGACTGTGTGCGTGGCAGGCCCGGCCTGCCCAG CCCTGTGGATTTCTTGGCTGGGGACAGGCCCCGGGCAGTGCCTGCTGCTGTTTTCATGGTCCTCTTCAGCTCCCTGTGTTTGCTGCTCCCCGACGAGGACCCATTGCCCTTCCTGACTCTCGCCTCAGCACCCAGCCAAG atgggaaaactgaggctccaagag GGGCCTGGAAGATACTGGGACTGTTCTATTATGCTGCCCTCTACTACCCTCTGGCTGCCTGTGCCACGGCTGGCCACACAGCTGCACACCTGCTCGGCAGCACGCTGTCCTGGGCCCACCTTGGGGTCCAGGTCTGGCAGAGGGCAGAGTGTCCCCAGGTGCCCAAG ATCTACAAGTACTACTCCCTgctggcctccctgcctctcctgctGGGCCTCGGATTCTTGAGCCTTTGGTACTCTGTGCAGCTGGTGAGAAGCTTCAGCCGTAGGACAGGAGCAGGCTCCAAG GGGCTGCAGAGCAGCTACTCTGAGGAATATCTGAGGAACCTCCTTTGCAGGAAGAAGCTGGGAAGCAG CTACCACACCTCCAAGCATGGCTTCCTGTCCTGGGCCTGGGTCTGCTTGAGACACTGCATCTACACTCCACAGCCAG GATTCCGTCTCCCGCTGAAGCTGGTGCTGTCAGCTACACTGACAGGGACGGCCATTTACCAG GTGgccctgctgctgctggtgggcGTGGTACCCACCATCCAGAAGGTGAGGGCAGGGGTCACCACGGATGTCTCCTACCTGCTGGCCGGCTTTGGAATCGTGCTCTCCGAGGACAAGCAGGAGGTGGTGGAGCTGGTGAAGCACCATCTGTGGGCTCTGGAAG TGTGCTACATCTCAGCCTTGGTCTTGTCCTGCTTACTCACCTTCCTGGTCCTGATGCGCTCACTGGTGACACACAG GACCAACCTTCGAGCTCTGCACCGAGGAGCTGCCCTGGACTTGAGTCCCTTGCATCGGAGTCCCCATCCCTCCCGCCAAGCCATATTCTGTTGGATGAGCTTCAGTGCCTACCAGACAGCCTTTATCTGCCTTG GGCTCCTGGTGCAGCAGATCATCTTCTTCCTGGGAACCACGGCCCTGGCCTTCCTGGTGCTCATGCCTGTGCTCCATGGCAGGAACCTCCTGCTCTTCCGTTCCCTGGAGTCCTCATG GCCCTTCTGGCTGACTTTGGCCCTGGCTGTGATCCTGCAGAACATGGCAGCCCATTGGGTCTTCCTGGAGACTCATGATGGACACCCACAGCTGACCAACCG GCGAGTGCTCTATGCAGccacctttcttctcttccccctcAATGTGCTGGTGGGTGCCATGGTGGCCACCTGGCGAGTGCTCCTCTCTGCCCTCTACAACGCCATCCACCTTGGCCAGATGGACCTCAGCCTGCTGCCACCGAGAGCCGCCACTCTCGACCCCG GCTACTACACGTACCGAAACTTCTTGAAGATTGAAGTCAGCCAGTCGCATCCAGCCATGACAGCCTTCTGCTCCCTGCTCCTGCAAGCGCAGAGCCTCCTACCCAGGACGATGGCAGCCCCCCAGGACAGCCTCAGACCAGGGGAGGAAGACGAAG GAATGCAGCTGCTACAGACAAAGGACTCTACGGCCAAGGGAGCAAGGCCCAGGGCCAGCCGCAGCAGGGCTCGCTGGGGTCTGGCCTACACGCTGCTGCACAACCCAACCCTGCAGGTCTTCCGCAAGACGGCCCTGTTGGGTGCCAATGGTGCCCAGCCCTGA
- the STRA6 gene encoding receptor for retinol uptake STRA6 isoform X3, translating into MSSQPAGNQTSPGATEDYSYGSWYIDEPQGGEELQPEGEVPSCHTSVPPGLYHACLASLSILVLLLLAVLVRRRQLWPDCVRGRPGLPSPVDFLAGDRPRAVPAAVFMVLFSSLCLLLPDEDPLPFLTLASAPSQDGKTEAPRGAWKILGLFYYAALYYPLAACATAGHTAAHLLGSTLSWAHLGVQVWQRAECPQVPKIYKYYSLLASLPLLLGLGFLSLWYSVQLVRSFSRRTGAGSKGLQSSYSEEYLRNLLCRKKLGSSYHTSKHGFLSWAWVCLRHCIYTPQPGFRLPLKLVLSATLTGTAIYQVALLLLVGVVPTIQKVRAGVTTDVSYLLAGFGIVLSEDKQEVVELVKHHLWALEVCYISALVLSCLLTFLVLMRSLVTHRTNLRALHRGAALDLSPLHRSPHPSRQAIFCWMSFSAYQTAFICLGLLVQQIIFFLGTTALAFLVLMPVLHGRNLLLFRSLESSWPFWLTLALAVILQNMAAHWVFLETHDGHPQLTNRRVLYAATFLLFPLNVLVGAMVATWRVLLSALYNAIHLGQMDLSLLPPRAATLDPGYYTYRNFLKIEVSQSHPAMTAFCSLLLQAQSLLPRTMAAPQDSLRPGEEDEGMQLLQTKDSTAKGARPRASRSRARWGLAYTLLHNPTLQVFRKTALLGANGAQP; encoded by the exons ATGTCGTCCCAGCCAGCAGGGAACCAGACCTCCCCCGGGGCCACAGAGGACTACTCCTATGGCAGCTGGTACATCGATGAGCCCCAGGGGGGCGAGGAGCTCCAGCCAGAGGG GGAAGTGCCCTCCTGCCACACCAGTGTACCACCCGGCCTGTACCACGCCTGCCTGGCCTCGCTGTCA ATCCTTGTGCTGCTGCTCCTGGCAGTGCTGGTGAGGCGCCGCCAGCTCTGGCCTGACTGTGTGCGTGGCAGGCCCGGCCTGCCCAG CCCTGTGGATTTCTTGGCTGGGGACAGGCCCCGGGCAGTGCCTGCTGCTGTTTTCATGGTCCTCTTCAGCTCCCTGTGTTTGCTGCTCCCCGACGAGGACCCATTGCCCTTCCTGACTCTCGCCTCAGCACCCAGCCAAG atgggaaaactgaggctccaagag GGGCCTGGAAGATACTGGGACTGTTCTATTATGCTGCCCTCTACTACCCTCTGGCTGCCTGTGCCACGGCTGGCCACACAGCTGCACACCTGCTCGGCAGCACGCTGTCCTGGGCCCACCTTGGGGTCCAGGTCTGGCAGAGGGCAGAGTGTCCCCAGGTGCCCAAG ATCTACAAGTACTACTCCCTgctggcctccctgcctctcctgctGGGCCTCGGATTCTTGAGCCTTTGGTACTCTGTGCAGCTGGTGAGAAGCTTCAGCCGTAGGACAGGAGCAGGCTCCAAG GGGCTGCAGAGCAGCTACTCTGAGGAATATCTGAGGAACCTCCTTTGCAGGAAGAAGCTGGGAAGCAG CTACCACACCTCCAAGCATGGCTTCCTGTCCTGGGCCTGGGTCTGCTTGAGACACTGCATCTACACTCCACAGCCAG GATTCCGTCTCCCGCTGAAGCTGGTGCTGTCAGCTACACTGACAGGGACGGCCATTTACCAG GTGgccctgctgctgctggtgggcGTGGTACCCACCATCCAGAAGGTGAGGGCAGGGGTCACCACGGATGTCTCCTACCTGCTGGCCGGCTTTGGAATCGTGCTCTCCGAGGACAAGCAGGAGGTGGTGGAGCTGGTGAAGCACCATCTGTGGGCTCTGGAAG TGTGCTACATCTCAGCCTTGGTCTTGTCCTGCTTACTCACCTTCCTGGTCCTGATGCGCTCACTGGTGACACACAG GACCAACCTTCGAGCTCTGCACCGAGGAGCTGCCCTGGACTTGAGTCCCTTGCATCGGAGTCCCCATCCCTCCCGCCAAGCCATATTCTGTTGGATGAGCTTCAGTGCCTACCAGACAGCCTTTATCTGCCTTG GGCTCCTGGTGCAGCAGATCATCTTCTTCCTGGGAACCACGGCCCTGGCCTTCCTGGTGCTCATGCCTGTGCTCCATGGCAGGAACCTCCTGCTCTTCCGTTCCCTGGAGTCCTCATG GCCCTTCTGGCTGACTTTGGCCCTGGCTGTGATCCTGCAGAACATGGCAGCCCATTGGGTCTTCCTGGAGACTCATGATGGACACCCACAGCTGACCAACCG GCGAGTGCTCTATGCAGccacctttcttctcttccccctcAATGTGCTGGTGGGTGCCATGGTGGCCACCTGGCGAGTGCTCCTCTCTGCCCTCTACAACGCCATCCACCTTGGCCAGATGGACCTCAGCCTGCTGCCACCGAGAGCCGCCACTCTCGACCCCG GCTACTACACGTACCGAAACTTCTTGAAGATTGAAGTCAGCCAGTCGCATCCAGCCATGACAGCCTTCTGCTCCCTGCTCCTGCAAGCGCAGAGCCTCCTACCCAGGACGATGGCAGCCCCCCAGGACAGCCTCAGACCAGGGGAGGAAGACGAAG GAATGCAGCTGCTACAGACAAAGGACTCTACGGCCAAGGGAGCAAGGCCCAGGGCCAGCCGCAGCAGGGCTCGCTGGGGTCTGGCCTACACGCTGCTGCACAACCCAACCCTGCAGGTCTTCCGCAAGACGGCCCTGTTGGGTGCCAATGGTGCCCAGCCCTGA
- the STRA6 gene encoding receptor for retinol uptake STRA6 isoform X1 produces the protein MGGKGGGGDTRGPVLFPCQLAQALSPRRAFPRELKEKGQRMSSQPAGNQTSPGATEDYSYGSWYIDEPQGGEELQPEGEVPSCHTSVPPGLYHACLASLSILVLLLLAVLVRRRQLWPDCVRGRPGLPSPVDFLAGDRPRAVPAAVFMVLFSSLCLLLPDEDPLPFLTLASAPSQDGKTEAPRGAWKILGLFYYAALYYPLAACATAGHTAAHLLGSTLSWAHLGVQVWQRAECPQVPKIYKYYSLLASLPLLLGLGFLSLWYSVQLVRSFSRRTGAGSKGLQSSYSEEYLRNLLCRKKLGSSYHTSKHGFLSWAWVCLRHCIYTPQPGFRLPLKLVLSATLTGTAIYQVALLLLVGVVPTIQKVRAGVTTDVSYLLAGFGIVLSEDKQEVVELVKHHLWALEVCYISALVLSCLLTFLVLMRSLVTHRTNLRALHRGAALDLSPLHRSPHPSRQAIFCWMSFSAYQTAFICLGLLVQQIIFFLGTTALAFLVLMPVLHGRNLLLFRSLESSWPFWLTLALAVILQNMAAHWVFLETHDGHPQLTNRRVLYAATFLLFPLNVLVGAMVATWRVLLSALYNAIHLGQMDLSLLPPRAATLDPGYYTYRNFLKIEVSQSHPAMTAFCSLLLQAQSLLPRTMAAPQDSLRPGEEDEGMQLLQTKDSTAKGARPRASRSRARWGLAYTLLHNPTLQVFRKTALLGANGAQP, from the exons ATGGgcgggaagggaggaggaggggacacGAGAGGCCCTGTCCTCTTCCCGTGCCAGCTTGCTCAGGCCCTCAGTCCCAGACGGGCTTTTCCCAGAGAGCTAAAA GAGAAGGGCCAGAGAATGTCGTCCCAGCCAGCAGGGAACCAGACCTCCCCCGGGGCCACAGAGGACTACTCCTATGGCAGCTGGTACATCGATGAGCCCCAGGGGGGCGAGGAGCTCCAGCCAGAGGG GGAAGTGCCCTCCTGCCACACCAGTGTACCACCCGGCCTGTACCACGCCTGCCTGGCCTCGCTGTCA ATCCTTGTGCTGCTGCTCCTGGCAGTGCTGGTGAGGCGCCGCCAGCTCTGGCCTGACTGTGTGCGTGGCAGGCCCGGCCTGCCCAG CCCTGTGGATTTCTTGGCTGGGGACAGGCCCCGGGCAGTGCCTGCTGCTGTTTTCATGGTCCTCTTCAGCTCCCTGTGTTTGCTGCTCCCCGACGAGGACCCATTGCCCTTCCTGACTCTCGCCTCAGCACCCAGCCAAG atgggaaaactgaggctccaagag GGGCCTGGAAGATACTGGGACTGTTCTATTATGCTGCCCTCTACTACCCTCTGGCTGCCTGTGCCACGGCTGGCCACACAGCTGCACACCTGCTCGGCAGCACGCTGTCCTGGGCCCACCTTGGGGTCCAGGTCTGGCAGAGGGCAGAGTGTCCCCAGGTGCCCAAG ATCTACAAGTACTACTCCCTgctggcctccctgcctctcctgctGGGCCTCGGATTCTTGAGCCTTTGGTACTCTGTGCAGCTGGTGAGAAGCTTCAGCCGTAGGACAGGAGCAGGCTCCAAG GGGCTGCAGAGCAGCTACTCTGAGGAATATCTGAGGAACCTCCTTTGCAGGAAGAAGCTGGGAAGCAG CTACCACACCTCCAAGCATGGCTTCCTGTCCTGGGCCTGGGTCTGCTTGAGACACTGCATCTACACTCCACAGCCAG GATTCCGTCTCCCGCTGAAGCTGGTGCTGTCAGCTACACTGACAGGGACGGCCATTTACCAG GTGgccctgctgctgctggtgggcGTGGTACCCACCATCCAGAAGGTGAGGGCAGGGGTCACCACGGATGTCTCCTACCTGCTGGCCGGCTTTGGAATCGTGCTCTCCGAGGACAAGCAGGAGGTGGTGGAGCTGGTGAAGCACCATCTGTGGGCTCTGGAAG TGTGCTACATCTCAGCCTTGGTCTTGTCCTGCTTACTCACCTTCCTGGTCCTGATGCGCTCACTGGTGACACACAG GACCAACCTTCGAGCTCTGCACCGAGGAGCTGCCCTGGACTTGAGTCCCTTGCATCGGAGTCCCCATCCCTCCCGCCAAGCCATATTCTGTTGGATGAGCTTCAGTGCCTACCAGACAGCCTTTATCTGCCTTG GGCTCCTGGTGCAGCAGATCATCTTCTTCCTGGGAACCACGGCCCTGGCCTTCCTGGTGCTCATGCCTGTGCTCCATGGCAGGAACCTCCTGCTCTTCCGTTCCCTGGAGTCCTCATG GCCCTTCTGGCTGACTTTGGCCCTGGCTGTGATCCTGCAGAACATGGCAGCCCATTGGGTCTTCCTGGAGACTCATGATGGACACCCACAGCTGACCAACCG GCGAGTGCTCTATGCAGccacctttcttctcttccccctcAATGTGCTGGTGGGTGCCATGGTGGCCACCTGGCGAGTGCTCCTCTCTGCCCTCTACAACGCCATCCACCTTGGCCAGATGGACCTCAGCCTGCTGCCACCGAGAGCCGCCACTCTCGACCCCG GCTACTACACGTACCGAAACTTCTTGAAGATTGAAGTCAGCCAGTCGCATCCAGCCATGACAGCCTTCTGCTCCCTGCTCCTGCAAGCGCAGAGCCTCCTACCCAGGACGATGGCAGCCCCCCAGGACAGCCTCAGACCAGGGGAGGAAGACGAAG GAATGCAGCTGCTACAGACAAAGGACTCTACGGCCAAGGGAGCAAGGCCCAGGGCCAGCCGCAGCAGGGCTCGCTGGGGTCTGGCCTACACGCTGCTGCACAACCCAACCCTGCAGGTCTTCCGCAAGACGGCCCTGTTGGGTGCCAATGGTGCCCAGCCCTGA